In the Marinomonas algicola genome, one interval contains:
- the ffh gene encoding signal recognition particle protein: MFDNLSDRLTSSLDRIRGRAKLTEDNIQEVLREVRMALLEADVALPVVKDFIGSVKERAIGTEVSKSLSPGQVFLKIVRQELEKVMGEANDELNLRAASPAVILLAGLQGAGKTTSAAKLARFLKERQKKSVSVVSADVYRPAAIKQLETLANEVGVGFVPSDISQKPIDIVNNAIDVAKKSHKDVLIVDTAGRLAIDEDMMSEIKALHAAINPVETLFVVDAMTGQDAANTAKAFGDVLPLTGVILTKTDGDARGGAALSVRHITGKPIKFLGVGEKTTALEPFHPDRLASRILGMGDMLSLIEEAEQKIDKDKAQKLAGKLQKGKGFDLEDFKEQLQQMKNMGGMGAMLDKLPGMGGQMANIQDKVNDKMFIQMESLINSMTPAERRNPDVINGSRKKRISAGAGLQIQDVNRLLKQHKQMQKMMKKFSSKSGMKKMMRGLGGMMPGGGGFPKM; the protein is encoded by the coding sequence ATGTTTGATAATTTATCTGATCGCTTAACCTCGTCTTTGGATCGAATCCGAGGGCGAGCTAAATTAACAGAAGACAATATACAAGAAGTATTGCGTGAAGTCCGTATGGCATTGCTTGAGGCCGATGTGGCTCTGCCAGTTGTAAAAGACTTTATTGGGAGTGTAAAAGAGCGGGCTATCGGTACAGAAGTCAGTAAAAGCCTGAGTCCTGGACAAGTATTCTTGAAAATTGTCAGACAAGAGCTTGAAAAGGTAATGGGGGAGGCGAACGATGAATTGAATCTGCGAGCGGCTTCTCCTGCCGTGATTTTACTTGCAGGTTTACAAGGGGCCGGTAAAACGACTTCGGCGGCAAAATTGGCTCGATTCTTAAAAGAGCGTCAAAAAAAGTCGGTCTCGGTTGTCAGTGCGGATGTTTATCGTCCTGCGGCAATAAAGCAACTTGAAACCTTAGCGAATGAAGTCGGGGTGGGTTTCGTTCCCAGTGATATTTCGCAAAAACCTATTGATATTGTCAATAATGCCATTGATGTGGCAAAAAAATCTCATAAAGACGTATTGATTGTTGATACGGCTGGTCGTTTAGCCATTGATGAAGACATGATGTCTGAGATTAAAGCGCTTCACGCGGCGATTAATCCGGTTGAGACCTTGTTTGTGGTGGATGCCATGACAGGTCAAGATGCGGCGAATACGGCCAAAGCTTTTGGTGATGTTTTGCCTCTTACCGGTGTCATCCTAACGAAAACGGATGGTGATGCCCGTGGCGGTGCCGCTTTGTCTGTTCGTCATATTACTGGTAAGCCAATTAAGTTTTTAGGTGTAGGTGAAAAAACCACAGCGTTAGAGCCTTTCCATCCTGATCGTTTAGCTTCACGTATTCTCGGTATGGGGGACATGCTTTCATTGATCGAGGAGGCTGAGCAGAAAATCGATAAAGACAAAGCGCAAAAATTGGCCGGCAAACTGCAGAAAGGCAAAGGCTTTGATCTAGAAGATTTTAAAGAACAATTGCAACAAATGAAAAATATGGGTGGCATGGGGGCTATGTTAGATAAGCTTCCTGGTATGGGTGGTCAGATGGCCAACATCCAAGATAAAGTAAACGATAAAATGTTTATTCAGATGGAATCACTGATTAATTCAATGACTCCAGCAGAGCGTCGCAATCCCGATGTTATTAATGGGTCGCGTAAAAAACGAATATCTGCTGGTGCAGGTTTGCAGATACAAGACGTCAATCGCTTGTTGAAACAGCATAAGCAAATGCAGAAAATGATGAAGAAATTCAGTTCCAAATCGGGTATGAAAAAGATGATGCGCGGTTTGGGTGGAATGATGCCAGGTGGTGGTGGATTCCCAAAAATGTAA
- the trmD gene encoding tRNA (guanosine(37)-N1)-methyltransferase TrmD: MRVSVVSLFPEMFQAITQYGVTGRAVKSGLVEIDFLNPRDFTHDKHKTVDDRPYGGGPGMLMKVQPLNDAIEVARKKLPNAKVIFLSPQGRTLTQEGVQCLAKQAELILVAGRYEGVDERLIQSQVDEEWSIGDFVLSGGELPAMVLMDSVFRMIPDVLGHKASAEEDSFSDGLLDCPHYTRPEVLNETPVPSVLLSGNHEEIRRWRLKQKLGRTLLRRPDLLQDLELDKEQQELLKEFIHETEDSTSAE; the protein is encoded by the coding sequence GTGCGGGTAAGTGTTGTTTCACTGTTTCCTGAAATGTTTCAAGCTATTACCCAATATGGTGTAACAGGGAGAGCCGTTAAGTCAGGTTTGGTTGAAATAGACTTTTTAAATCCTCGTGACTTTACTCATGACAAGCATAAGACCGTTGATGATCGACCTTATGGTGGTGGTCCAGGGATGTTGATGAAAGTTCAACCCCTAAATGATGCAATTGAAGTGGCTCGTAAAAAGTTACCCAATGCAAAAGTTATTTTTCTGTCCCCTCAAGGGCGCACACTCACGCAGGAAGGTGTGCAATGTCTTGCTAAACAAGCAGAATTAATTCTGGTAGCTGGACGTTATGAAGGCGTTGATGAGCGTTTGATTCAATCTCAGGTTGATGAAGAGTGGTCTATTGGCGACTTTGTGTTAAGTGGTGGCGAGTTGCCGGCAATGGTTCTGATGGATTCTGTGTTTCGTATGATTCCAGATGTATTGGGGCACAAAGCATCCGCAGAGGAAGATTCGTTTTCTGATGGGTTGTTAGATTGTCCGCACTATACTCGACCGGAAGTATTAAATGAGACGCCTGTGCCGTCTGTACTACTTAGCGGGAACCATGAGGAGATTAGACGTTGGCGTTTAAAGCAAAAGCTCGGAAGAACTTTGCTACGCCGGCCAGACCTCTTGCAAGACCTTGAGTTGGACAAGGAACAGCAAGAGTTGTTGAAAGAGTTTATTCACGAAACTGAAGATTCAACCTCGGCAGAGTAG
- a CDS encoding homoserine dehydrogenase codes for MKPVKVGICGLGTVGSGSFNILRNNAEEITRRVGRSIVIEQVGARRDNDMCDLTGVDVTRDIFDVVANPEIDIVIELIGGTTMAKELVLQAIENGKHVVTANKALIAVHGNEIFARAQEKGVMVAFEAAVAGGIPIIKTLREGLSANRIDWLAGIINGTGNFIMTEMSEKNRPFSDVLAEAQALGYAEADPTFDVEGIDAAHKLTILASIAFGIPLQFEKTYTEGISNITAEDVGFANDLGYSIKHLGISRRTEQGIELRVHPTLISKKQLLANVNGVMNAVMVKGDAVGPTLTYGAGAGGLPTGSSVVADVIDVARTLTADPDNRVPHLAFQANSLSDLQVLSVEEIESGYFLNMSIEDKAGVLANITQILSKNGISIESLIQREREGSDLVPLVVMTHIVKERNMNAAISEIEALSEISGKVQRIRVEHLV; via the coding sequence TTGAAACCGGTAAAAGTCGGCATTTGTGGGTTAGGAACTGTAGGTTCTGGTAGCTTTAATATCCTTCGAAATAACGCGGAAGAAATTACACGTCGCGTTGGTCGTAGTATTGTTATTGAGCAAGTGGGTGCTCGTCGTGATAATGATATGTGTGACTTAACGGGTGTCGATGTGACTCGCGACATTTTTGATGTGGTTGCTAATCCTGAAATTGACATTGTGATTGAACTAATTGGCGGCACAACAATGGCCAAAGAGTTAGTATTGCAAGCCATTGAAAATGGGAAACATGTTGTTACGGCAAACAAAGCTTTAATTGCGGTTCACGGCAATGAAATTTTTGCTAGAGCGCAAGAAAAAGGGGTCATGGTTGCGTTTGAAGCCGCCGTTGCCGGTGGTATCCCAATTATTAAAACATTAAGAGAAGGCTTGTCGGCGAACCGTATTGATTGGTTGGCTGGTATTATTAACGGTACTGGCAACTTTATCATGACCGAAATGAGTGAAAAAAATCGCCCATTTTCTGATGTGTTAGCCGAAGCTCAAGCGTTAGGTTATGCTGAAGCCGACCCTACTTTTGATGTTGAAGGTATTGATGCGGCGCACAAGTTAACAATATTGGCTTCTATTGCGTTCGGTATTCCGCTTCAGTTCGAAAAAACCTATACCGAGGGTATTAGCAACATTACCGCTGAAGATGTTGGTTTTGCAAATGATCTTGGCTATAGCATAAAACACTTAGGTATTTCTCGTCGTACAGAGCAGGGAATTGAATTACGCGTGCACCCAACGTTGATCTCTAAGAAGCAATTGTTAGCCAATGTGAATGGGGTAATGAACGCTGTTATGGTTAAAGGAGATGCTGTGGGTCCAACATTAACTTATGGCGCAGGCGCAGGCGGTTTGCCAACGGGTTCATCTGTTGTGGCTGATGTGATCGATGTGGCAAGAACGTTAACGGCTGACCCTGACAATCGTGTGCCTCATTTGGCATTCCAAGCAAATTCCTTGTCTGATCTACAGGTGCTGTCTGTTGAAGAAATAGAAAGTGGCTACTTTTTAAATATGAGTATTGAAGATAAGGCCGGTGTATTGGCTAATATTACTCAAATTTTATCTAAGAATGGTATCAGTATTGAGTCTTTGATTCAGCGAGAACGAGAAGGTAGTGACTTGGTTCCTCTGGTCGTGATGACCCACATTGTGAAGGAACGCAATATGAACGCCGCGATTTCTGAAATTGAAGCTTTATCTGAAATATCAGGTAAAGTACAACGTATTCGTGTAGAGCATTTAGTGTAG
- the rplS gene encoding 50S ribosomal protein L19, translating into MSSKTLIIQQLEAEQMTKEIPAFGPGDTVVVQVKVKEGTRERLQAYEGVVIAKRNRGLNSAFTVRKISNGVGVERSFQTYSPLVDSIAVKRRGDVRQAKIYYLRDRSGKSARIKEKLAKR; encoded by the coding sequence ATGAGCAGCAAAACATTAATTATTCAGCAGCTTGAAGCTGAACAAATGACAAAAGAAATCCCGGCCTTCGGACCTGGTGACACTGTTGTTGTTCAAGTTAAAGTTAAAGAAGGTACGCGTGAGCGTCTACAGGCCTACGAAGGTGTTGTAATCGCGAAACGTAACCGTGGTCTTAACTCGGCTTTCACTGTTCGTAAAATTTCGAACGGTGTTGGTGTTGAGCGTTCTTTCCAGACTTACAGCCCATTGGTTGACAGCATTGCTGTTAAGCGTCGTGGTGATGTTCGTCAAGCGAAAATCTACTATCTTCGCGATCGTTCTGGTAAATCAGCTCGTATCAAAGAGAAGTTGGCAAAACGCTAA
- the rimM gene encoding ribosome maturation factor RimM (Essential for efficient processing of 16S rRNA): MSKDKQAAPGQPLVVGRITSVFGVKGWVKLYSHTDPMQGIFDYPNWWLKTASGWKSIELNQGRLQGRGLVAAVKGYNDRDLVKEICGMDVYIDASNLPDLDDGDYYWSQLEGLKVITKEGVLLGKVFQMMETGANDVLVVRACEGSFDREERLLPYVPDQYVLSVNLEQQEMVVDWDPEF; the protein is encoded by the coding sequence ATGTCTAAAGATAAACAAGCCGCTCCAGGGCAACCGCTTGTTGTTGGACGCATCACTTCGGTTTTTGGCGTGAAAGGGTGGGTGAAGTTATATTCACACACCGACCCAATGCAGGGGATCTTTGATTACCCAAATTGGTGGTTGAAAACCGCTAGCGGTTGGAAATCGATTGAATTGAACCAAGGTCGTCTTCAAGGGCGAGGCTTGGTGGCAGCGGTTAAAGGTTATAACGATAGAGATCTTGTAAAAGAAATCTGCGGTATGGACGTTTATATCGATGCAAGCAATCTACCAGATCTTGACGATGGTGATTATTACTGGAGTCAATTGGAAGGATTGAAGGTCATCACCAAAGAGGGTGTCCTCTTAGGTAAAGTTTTTCAGATGATGGAAACAGGTGCGAATGATGTGCTTGTTGTTCGAGCTTGTGAAGGCAGTTTTGATCGCGAAGAGCGCTTGCTTCCTTACGTACCTGATCAATATGTTTTAAGCGTTAACTTAGAGCAGCAAGAGATGGTTGTAGATTGGGATCCAGAGTTTTAA
- a CDS encoding thioredoxin fold domain-containing protein: MKYLISKAYSMLILGAAVVSTSVFSAPEDLVRSSIQAAIPQYAIQSIELHKGTGLYVVSLDGGPVLHVSADGKSFIAGDVYRIESDGITNETELAQLQQVESMPLDNMVVYAAKGEEKAHISVFTDVDCGYCRMLHKEVPKLNEMGITVRYLGFPRAGTGSEAHAKLVSIWCSDDPQKWMTEAKLGKVVPQSNCTNPVAQQYQLGKAVGVRGTPSIILNNGKFIPGYLPADELAKELGL, translated from the coding sequence ATGAAATACCTAATCTCAAAAGCATACTCGATGCTTATTTTGGGCGCGGCTGTCGTGTCCACTTCTGTATTTTCTGCGCCAGAAGATCTTGTTCGTTCCTCTATTCAAGCGGCAATACCTCAATACGCTATTCAATCGATTGAATTGCACAAAGGCACGGGGTTATATGTTGTTTCTTTGGATGGCGGCCCTGTGTTGCATGTGAGCGCCGACGGTAAGTCTTTTATTGCTGGAGATGTTTACCGTATTGAAAGTGATGGTATTACCAATGAAACTGAATTAGCACAGTTGCAACAGGTTGAGAGTATGCCACTTGATAACATGGTGGTTTATGCGGCTAAAGGTGAAGAAAAAGCGCATATTTCCGTTTTTACCGATGTGGATTGTGGGTATTGCCGTATGCTGCATAAAGAGGTGCCTAAGTTAAATGAGATGGGCATTACTGTTCGTTATTTAGGTTTTCCTCGTGCTGGTACTGGCTCTGAAGCGCACGCAAAATTGGTTAGCATTTGGTGTTCTGATGATCCGCAGAAGTGGATGACAGAAGCCAAGCTTGGAAAAGTGGTCCCTCAATCCAATTGCACTAATCCAGTCGCTCAGCAATATCAGCTAGGTAAAGCGGTTGGGGTTCGTGGAACACCAAGTATTATATTAAACAATGGCAAGTTTATTCCGGGTTATTTGCCGGCCGATGAACTGGCTAAAGAGCTTGGTTTATAA
- the rpsP gene encoding 30S ribosomal protein S16 — MVTIRLSRGGSKKRPFYHLNVADSRCARDGRYIERLGFFNPVARGQEERLRIDLDRVNHWVSQGAQLSDRVAQLVKDASKNV; from the coding sequence ATGGTAACTATTCGTCTTTCTCGTGGAGGCTCTAAAAAGCGTCCTTTCTATCACTTGAACGTGGCTGATAGCCGTTGTGCTCGTGATGGTCGTTATATCGAGCGTCTTGGTTTCTTTAACCCAGTTGCTCGTGGTCAAGAAGAACGTTTACGCATCGATTTAGATCGCGTTAACCATTGGGTATCTCAAGGTGCTCAACTGTCTGACCGTGTTGCTCAGCTTGTAAAAGATGCTAGCAAAAACGTTTAA